From the Telopea speciosissima isolate NSW1024214 ecotype Mountain lineage chromosome 9, Tspe_v1, whole genome shotgun sequence genome, the window ATGGGTTGAATCGGTGAGCCTTCGTTGGAAATTTTAGCGATGAGGCATACCTTCATCTGGGAGTTGCAGCGGTGAGCCTTGCCGGGAATTTCAATCGTCTTTTTCACTTTTACCTTCTCCGACAATGGATTGACTCAATTTGGGTCTTTTAGGTTAAAACCTTTAATGGGTAAGTTGGTCATTTTAACTTCAGTAGTTTCAGTTGAATAACTCATAAGGATAGATGGAATTTCTATTCAACCACTAACAACAGgctaacaccgtcaggttttATGGGGCTTAaagtaattatttgaaaaattgggTGTATCAAGCATTTGGGCCATAGTACAAGGGGTGTACacataattttcctttttcctttttccttcacAACCCTCTTTATTTCCTAAGTGAAGCGCATGGGCTTTGCATTATGCTAAGCATGGAACACCATTGTACTTAGCCTAATTGGTCGATGTACCTAGGTTGCATTGCGCTACATTTTTGCACTAAACTGCACATTCATATACTTTTGGCACTAGTGAATAGGCCATATTGTCTAGTCCATAAGAAAATTATATTTcacaaaataaattttggaTATGGACACATACAGTTATAAATcgaatttgaaatttgataatgtgattaattttgttaaaattttcaaataaagttACATTAATGTTCAATAAACTTTTTATATCTAAGAATTTAGAGATAGAATTTTGGTATAGTGTGAACATACAAGTAATGTATATAAACAATCAACATTtagtaaaaataataaataataaccattcaaaagagaaaaattaaacTAAACAAATAGAATAGAATATTTTCCTATAGTTTCATCCATGCTGATCAATCTCTATCAACCATCTAAACGTAAGCTACTCACATTAAGAAATCTTTCATAAATAAATTTAGTCTATATCATTCCCATTATCTATACAGTCATTAGacatattttttttacattgtacctaattttcttttttataaacctTGTCTTGTAGCAATACTACATATCTACAGCACGAGAATTGTCACGGCTATTCGGAGTTTGTCAGGCTCCAATTATACAACATTTTTTAGAATCTTGTTTAGGTTCAATCACAATCAGGTGCTTCGATCAAGAAGAGAGGTTTATGGACACAATCGTCAAGCTAGTGGATGGTTATGGTAGGACAAAATTTCATTTCTCAGGTGCAATGGAGTGGTTATGCTTCCGCATGGATATGTTGGCATCTATTACAtatgttttctttttgattttcttgatcTTAATGCCGAAGGGAGTACTCAGTCTTGGTAAAAGTTGAACTTGACATCTTATGAAATCATACTTCAGGGAAGTAATGATGGATTTCGCACATGAAACaatgatttcattttttttttttttttcttctcttgaaggTGTTGTGGGTTTAGCAATCACATATGGGCTTGGTTTCAGCTTGCATGGTATTGTATGGGATCTTAATCAACTTGAGACTAAAATCCTATCTGTTGAGAGAATACTACAATACACCAACATCCCTAGTGAACTCTCTCTGTTGGGAGAAGAGAATAGGCCAAGTCATGAATGGCCATCACAAGGGGAAGTTGATATTGTTGATTTGCAGGTAGTTCTTAATCTAGATTCCTCAAGTTTTTATCTCCATAActttttttatggattttatCTCGTTACTTATTCCTCATCTTATGGAATAGACACTCTAAAGCCTAATGTTGCTAGGCAGTTCTTCTTGCTCTTATGGAATTCTATGAAGCCATATGATTTAATTGTATAATATGTATGTAGATCCGATATGACCCACACCTTCCTCTTGTCTTGCGAGGTATCACATGCACTTTCCCTGGAGGGATGAAGATTGGCATTGTTGGGCGAATAGGAAATGGTAAATCAACTCTTGTACATGCTCTCTTCCGCATACTTGAACCTACAGCTGGTTAGATTTTGATAGATGGTATCAACATCTCTAAAATTGTCCTTCATGATTTGCGGTCAAGATTGAGCGTCATCCCACAAGATCCAACAATGTTTGAGGGGACTCTAAGAAGCAATCTTGACCCGCTTGAACCCGCTTGAACAGTACACTAATGAATAGATCTGGGAGGTGGGAGTTTTTCATTCAATGGAATTTTTGTTCAATAACAAACATAGAATGGACATGTCTTCTTACCGATGATTTGCACACAAAACAAGCACATCACAATTAATTGGTAGGGACATGTATCTTTATGAAATCTTTCTAAGTGTCGTTCTCTATGAACTCCTTTCTTATGGtcatcttctttttattttgatttcatttttattaattctttccACTAAGATATTGAAGTCATTTCACTGGATGCATTAGATCATTTTTAGGCCAAGTTTGGTctaagatatttttttaattgtgaCTTAATTGGGAAGTGCACTATTTTTACactgcatttttttatttacactTAGCACCCCTTCTACATTTCATGTTTTGTAGCTCATCTTTAATGATCAATTCTATTTCATCTTGAATAATCAAGCAAGGTGGTAAATtgacatgaattttttttttttttttttggtcttaggCTTTAGATAGCATCCAACTTGGTGATGAAGTtagaaagaggaaaggaaagCTTGATTCTGCAGGTTGATTTCTTCTAATATTCACTGTATACTAAAGTTTCTTAACATCAATTTATCCATACACAAGGCAACAATACCTCTGAAATTCTTGTTGTATGATTTGACTAACTTCTAGTGCACAGTCCAACATCTTAGTCCCCAACCTCTTTTCCAACAAAAAGTAGTGGatcaaaaaattaattaaaataaaacatatCCTGAATATCTAACCCATTTTCATATGgtagctgtttttttttttttttggtgtaaatGTGGTGGTTGATGCAGTGTCTGAGAATGGAGAGAATTGGAGCATAGGTCAAAGGCAGCTAGTCTGTTTAGGGCGAGCATTACTCAAAAGGAGCAAAATATTAGTACTTGATGAAGCTACAACATCAGTGGACACTGCAACTGACTATCTAATTCAACAAACACTTAAGCAACACTTCTCAAGGTCTACTGTCATCAGAATTGCACATAGGATAACATCAATTCTTGATATTGATATGGTCCTCCTTCTCGATAATGGTTAGTAGCTAGTAATTAGTATACTACAATCAAATGGGTTAAGGCAATGTTGTTACTGTTGTTGAATCAAATGGGGTCCATTGAGTTCAGTAATacgtctttttcttctttttaaggTAATTTACTAACCAAGTTGACATGTTTTCTTGTCTTAAGCAGGCCGTGTATTGGACTATGATTCCCCAGCCAAATTGCTAGAGATCAAATCCTCATCATTTGCAAAGCTTGTTAAGAAATATACTCGAAGATGTAGCTCCTAGTATTTTAAAAGTTAAATATGTGGGCTTTGAATGTCCAAATGTAAGCAGGCTTCATTAAATTGAGGTGTGCATTGCtattttgacaaaattttgtTTGGAGAAGACAGTAGAATAGATATCAAGGTTGTTGTAAGTTTTTTCTTCATGCAAGTCTGTATACCTTGGGAGAAGTTTTAATAGTTCGGTGGAATCTCTAGACTATTACAAATATCTGCCATGTGGTACATTGGATAAAGCTGAATTTTTATAGACAAGTAGAGTCCAAGGTTCTTTATTTACATAtcaagttttacttaaaatggagTTGTTCATCTCTTCTTTTAGCATCTTCCTTGGTCAGAGTATGAATTATGTGGCAGAATTTGAAGGATTTGTCCAAGGAATCTTTCATGCAAAGGAGCTAGGAATGAGAAATCTATGGATCAAATATGATTTAGCTGCAGTGATATGTTCCATTCTTTCTAAATCAATACCTTGGTTTGTGAGGCAAGTTTAggtctctctttattttttattttttattatttattatttttttgataggtaatacGCTTTAttgaaaagaaggaaacaatacAAACTACGAATAAAGCATAGTTAGAAACAATCCCCAAAGAGAATCAAGCCAGCCTCGCCCTATCTTGGACAGGCTCAAGAAGGGAAACTCAAAAACGCAAAAGCAACAAGCCGTAGGGGATAGGGatctggctcctgtccagccgtggcagGAGTTGGACGGTGCCGCACCCCTTGAGAATGCGCTACCTGGACTTAATAGCATCCAACGGTTTTAAATTCTAAGATTCGATTTAATCCCATTTGGCTCCCATCTTCCCCTCTCACCCGACCAGATTGACGAACCCGACCCGATGGGATGCTATTTTGAAAATAAACCTCAAAACCCACGTTTCCCTTTCATCTTCCCCCCTTTCTGCCATTCTCCATTTTCTGCTCTTGAAGTTTTCTCAAACCCTAGGAACCAACAGCTCCGTCTTGCCATTTTGAACGGCGAACGTCAAACCAGGTTAATGTGACTgtcccctcttccttcctcttctcttctctctctctctctcattttcgttctgaaacCCTAATGAGGGGAATTTTGTTGTTGGTACAGGGGATTTACTCATCTTATTCAAGGGATTTGGGACGGCGTGGACTAATTGGGTAATCAGGCTAACCTGGAACTTCTTTGTTGGTACAGAGGATTTACCTGGAATTTTAGTTCTTTACATGccatgatctctctctctctaattttcgTTCTGAAAGGATTTCGGTTCTTGGTACAGAGAAAGAGGAAGCTTATTTTTTGCTCCTGTCCAGCCGTGACTCATCTACTTCTAGGCAAGGCTAACCAGGTACTctgattttccttcttctctctgtatttttttttttttttttcatttttctgtacatcaaatgcttcatcttCCTATTTCCAAAGTCTGGAAAACCTGTACTGCATGGCCGTTCTCTGTGATACACTTGATTTTCTGATTTTCATCTTAAATCCAGACTTAGTAGGtcacaaaaaaaatgtattgaCAAGTGTTTCACTGGTACATGTACACATCAAACAATTATTCTTTGTCCTGTATGTAAGTTAAACAGTCTTATTCCAAATTTCCAATTgggttctttttttctatttgaaaacTAAATTTCAATCCTGAAATCATATCGATTCTAGTAGGAATTTTTAGTTTTGTTCAAGGATTCATTTTTTTCTACAAGCTATATGATTCTCCTATCTGATTCTCTTATCGATATGGTGTTTTGATTGAGTCTTGTATTGTCAAGACGAAAATGCAGAAGAACTTCTTAGATAACTAGACACTGGTGCTCTATTTGGTCTTTACATCATTCCATGTGTGATTcgttaaatttttattatagaCTTTAACTATAATGGTTTATGGACGtatgtgagtctttagctcaaaaaggaagagcacctgggttgTTCCCGGTAGATGATGGTTCGAACCCATCGGGACTCGTACAACCTTTTCCTCTCATGTTATTCTAATCCTGCTATCATTGTTTTAGGGCTACTATTTGTCGTAATTTTGTGCAATCTATGTGCTTTAATTTCATATTCTGATGGACTGTCTTAATACATGTTCCTTCTAACCCAGTGTTCTATCTCCATTTAGCATGCATTATATGGATGTCTGCTTTTGTTCCTTCACACCTAGATCTAATTACGAAGAAAGAATCAGTGATGTGCTTGAAGCTAGATAGTCTTTGCTGTATCATTGTTTGTCTTACTTCTTAAATTAAAACCATGTAGTGGCTTAGTTTCATATAATTGTGCATAATATATATTTCTTAGCCtgctttctctttatttttttatctatttttcttGTTAATATTCTTACTGTaagttttttatatttcttataTTTGTTGAATAGGGTAGGACATCCGGAAGCAGTGGATATTTTGAGGAAAATCCTCAggtccatgtttttttttttctttatcttttttggtAAGATCGGGTCCATGTTAATGTTCCAAATCCTCACTTCCTCTCTAGTGGGCTGTTTGGAGCTGAAGTGCTTTTACATAATAAATGATCATAGAAGGCTTGAGGAAAGCTGGCATTGAATGTTTGAAAGGGAATGGAGGATTGTTTTGTTGGACGAATTTGAGTCCATTTCTGGAGAAACccacaagagaaggagaattgGATCTGTGGAATTCGATAGTGCAAGTAGCAATGCTGAACATATCACCAGGATCTTCATGCCATTGTTCTGAACCAGGCTGGTTTATGTAGCAAAATCTCTtgagttccaagttccaaccaaaGGCAACAAATCTGGAATTGTGAGCAATGTTTGAAAACCCATAATCTGAGATGATAGAGAATAGAAGTTGGGGGCTTGGGTTTCTCAAGAAGGTATTCCCACTGCAATTTACGGAGGTTACCTCTTTgtcctctctctcatctccccaACTATGTAGAAGGATATTAGAATTCAATGTTCTGTTAATCAGAACACGCTATTTGGTGATCTGGTTTGGTTTCTATGTAGAACTCAATCAGACCATTGCCATCTTCGTCTAATTATAACTTCAGTTTGAATATTCTTCTGTGAACTGTTAGTGGATGGTTGAGTTCCAAATCCTACGGTCCATGTTACTATGAACAAGATGTAAGGATGGACAATACTGAAAGCATAATAAATTCAATGCAATCAATCAAAGACAAGGCAAAAGATATGATAACCAAACAGACCATAAAATTCATAGCACAGTATTGGACATGTAGAGATGTCATAGAGCCAGCtgtaaattttttaaataaaattcaaaCGAAATTCAATGATGTAAATAAAAGAGCATGCAACATCAAATAGAATATATTGCAAAACTTATGAAAATGTCCAATAGTAAAACAAGAAACTACTAAACTCTTCAATTCCAAACGGAAAAGGTTGTACGAGTCCCGATGGGTttgaaccatcatctcctgagAATAAACacaggtgctcttcctttttgagctaaagactcacaaaaagaggttttctttatttttgagtttttgggTTGAATACAGTTTATATATTCCAACAGTTGAGCAACTTCCACTGACTTCCTCATATCAAGATTACTAATTTCGGCATACCATTCTGCCCTTTATATAACTCCAACAGTTGAGCAGCTTCCTTCTCATACTCGGTCACAAACTTCTCCAAGAAACATGTCTAAATAGATGAGAAGAAGACATGAAGGATCTGTTGGTTATATACTAGTTCCAGGCACTTGCtggtctatttttttttcttgaaaagaaTGCCAAAGAGGGAAGTTTAATCAATTAATCTGAgcaataacaaaacaaaaacaagagaaaCCCAGAAACCAAACGAACAGAAGATCAAGAATAAGCTTGCAGAGCGTCCTTCTAGATCCCAAGCTGGCATTGGTACTCCAAAATTGTCTTGGCTCTTGAGTCGATCTTTGCCATAGAATCCTCCACCTGtaattttctttcttggaaATAATTTGTTTCTGTCCATATTGAATGTACTAGCAGGCTATAAGGGAGATATATGAGCTGCTTGCTGATCAAATACATTTGGGTTTCAACTTAGAAATGCTACAACTCTGTTCAGCAGATTTAAACCAAGAATTTAAAGGGGAAAAATGAATAGTTGAGAAGACACTTAATAAAATATAGATTATTCGTGGTCTTAACTACCAAACCCATGTTTATCCGGAGTCCAAACCGTTCCCCTACCTTTAGTGGCCGTAAACCCACCAACAAGAATAAGACTGTTTAACTTGCTTCAGACATTTTTCTGTGACCTACTAAGTCTGGATTTTAAGGTGAAAATCAGAAAATCAAGTGTATCAAAGAGAACGGCCCTGTAGTACAGGTTTTCCAGACTTTGGAAATGGGaagatgaagcatttgatgtacagaaaaatgaaataaaaaaatacagagagaagaaggaaaatcagAGTACCTGGTTAGCCTTGCCTAGAAGTAGATGAGTcacgaatttttctcctctcaggttccctggcTGGATAGGAGCAAAAAATAAGCTTCTACTTTCTCTGTACCAAGAGCCGAAATCCtttcagaacgaaaatgagagagagatcatGGCATGTAAAGAACCAAAATTCAAGGTAAATTTCCTGTACCAACAACGAAGTTCCAGGTTAGCCTGGTTACCTAATTAGCCCTGGCCATCCTCAAATCCCTTGAATAAGATGAGTAAATCCCCTGTACCAACAAGAAAATTCCCTTCATTAGGGTTTCAAAgtgaaaatgagagagagaagaagaggggagagtcACATTACCTGGTTCGACGTTCGTCGTTCGTCGCCGCTTGTCGCAGTTCGCCGTTCGATGttcaaaatggaaaaatggAGCTGTTGGTTCCTAGGGTCTGAGCAAGTTCAAGAGCAGAAAATGGAGAATGGcagaaaggggaggggggaagatgAAAGGGGAACGTGGGTTTTGAatgtttattttcaaaataGCATCCCATCGGGTCGGGTTCGTCAATCTGATCGGGtgagagaggagaagggagcCAAATGGGATTAAATCGAGTCTTAGAATTTAAAACCGTTGGATGCTATTAAGTCCAGGTGGCGCAATCTCAAGGGGTGCTGCACCGTCCAGCTCCTGTCCagccagctcccgccacggctggacaggagccagatCCAGAAGATAGCCCCATTAGTTAGTTGACCACGATGGCATGATGCCCCACTTCTAGATCAAGAACTAATTCTTAGCACACTTCTACCTGTGAGCGTTAGACCAAGACATTTGTCCTTAACATCCCTTTGTATTTCAGAAACCATCTGAGGAttatctttgtattttttttccggAAAATTCTGAAGTTCCATTCATTCCAAATGTGGCAGATAGACTAGTAAAGAGAAAGACAAGCAACTCTTCTAATTCCGCCACATGATTCGTGGAATCTACTACTACATGAAAGATTACTCAATGCTAGCTTTAGAGAAGCCGATCCCATCACTGATTATCCTGTTAAATTAGCGGCTAAAAGCGGATTGTCCTCCTCATCCTTAACCTTCTCTTCCAATATTCTGGAGAAATTAAAAAAGGAGGAGCAGAGCAGGCCTAGATTTCGTCTTTCTAGGTGACATCAtgtatcttttatttttggttggtttggtTGTCCTGCTGATTGCCATGCCTAACGTGGGGCTGCCCAATCTACAATGTTCTTATGTATTTGTCTGAGTATGGCCGAATGCTAGCTAATTCCgtatctctcttttattttttaatccatttttgctgacctttagccaaaaaagaaaa encodes:
- the LOC122640646 gene encoding ABC transporter C family member 3-like, yielding MEWLCFRMDMLASITYVFFLIFLILMPKGVLSLGVVGLAITYGLGFSLHGIVWDLNQLETKILSVERILQYTNIPSELSLLGEENRPSHEWPSQGEVDIVDLQIRYDPHLPLVLRGITCTFPGGMKIGIVGRIGNGKSTLVHALFRILEPTAG